One genomic window of Bartonella sp. HY038 includes the following:
- a CDS encoding efflux transporter outer membrane subunit: protein MSATKHITKRLANKTSNYSLAKSLSAVLSLFLLAGCVVGPDYQKPNLSLPASWSKSNNLTPLQPAQLANWWYKLNDPLLDQLIDVAIRGNNDVATAKAKIREARASLASSNSTLFPSLNGSSSYNRSRTGTQSDQGAYRGGLDSSWEIDLFGANRRGVEASRYGLDAANEDLRATLVTMIGDVASYYVEVRSLQAKLALTRESVASQQSTAKLTRDKFAAGAVSQLDVSNAEGQTASTEANIPQLESQLASATHRLAVLTGQQPAALNAMMAKRKAIPTPKWPIASGIPADILLNRPDVRVSERQYAAATARIGQKEAARYPSLSLTGNISTSASQIGDLGRNSSIAWAVGPSFSVPIFNGGQRAADVMAAEAQRDQYFIAYRAKILTALEEVENALVALSKDRIRAAKLGQAERSYRQALDLSRNLYTSGNTSFLDLLTAERSHYSAQQSYIDAQASITTDYIALMKALGGGWNGTLDTTRKEVTDSNTGPHIQPRANQ from the coding sequence ATGTCTGCCACAAAGCACATAACCAAAAGACTAGCCAATAAAACATCCAACTATTCATTGGCTAAAAGCCTGTCGGCTGTGTTATCACTTTTTTTATTGGCAGGCTGTGTTGTTGGTCCAGATTATCAAAAGCCAAATCTTTCACTGCCAGCGAGCTGGTCTAAATCTAACAATTTAACGCCGCTGCAACCAGCGCAATTAGCCAATTGGTGGTATAAATTAAATGACCCCTTACTTGACCAATTAATTGATGTTGCTATTCGCGGTAATAATGATGTTGCAACCGCCAAGGCTAAAATTCGTGAAGCACGCGCTAGCCTTGCCTCGTCAAATAGCACATTATTTCCAAGTCTTAATGGATCAAGCTCTTATAATCGCAGCCGCACAGGCACGCAAAGCGACCAAGGCGCTTATCGCGGTGGCCTCGATAGTAGTTGGGAAATTGATCTTTTTGGTGCTAATCGGCGCGGTGTTGAGGCCTCACGTTATGGACTTGATGCCGCTAACGAAGATTTACGTGCAACATTGGTGACAATGATTGGTGATGTTGCAAGCTATTATGTTGAGGTACGCAGCCTACAAGCAAAACTTGCATTAACCCGCGAAAGCGTCGCTTCGCAGCAAAGCACGGCAAAGCTTACCCGCGATAAGTTTGCCGCCGGTGCCGTATCGCAGCTCGACGTATCAAATGCCGAGGGACAAACTGCTAGTACTGAAGCAAATATTCCTCAACTCGAAAGCCAATTAGCAAGCGCCACCCACCGTTTAGCGGTTTTAACAGGGCAACAACCAGCTGCACTTAATGCAATGATGGCAAAGCGCAAGGCCATTCCAACCCCCAAATGGCCAATTGCAAGTGGAATACCCGCCGATATTTTGCTAAACCGTCCAGATGTGCGAGTAAGCGAGCGCCAATATGCCGCAGCAACAGCACGCATTGGTCAAAAGGAAGCTGCGCGCTATCCATCGCTTTCACTTACCGGCAATATTTCAACATCCGCCTCACAAATTGGCGACCTTGGACGCAATTCATCGATTGCATGGGCGGTTGGCCCAAGTTTTAGCGTGCCAATTTTTAATGGTGGACAACGCGCTGCCGATGTAATGGCGGCCGAAGCTCAGCGCGATCAATATTTTATTGCATATCGTGCAAAAATCTTAACTGCCCTTGAGGAAGTTGAAAACGCCCTTGTTGCACTATCCAAAGATAGAATAAGAGCAGCCAAATTAGGACAAGCCGAGCGTTCTTATCGCCAAGCACTTGATCTTTCGCGCAATCTTTATACATCGGGTAATACTAGCTTTTTAGACCTTTTAACTGCTGAACGTTCTCATTATTCAGCGCAACAATCTTATATTGATGCGCAAGCATCCATCACCACCGATTATATTGCCCTAATGAAAGCTTTAGGTGGCGGTTGGAATGGAACATTAGATACAACTCGCAAAGAAGTTACCGACAGCAATACTGGGCCTCATATTCAACCACGAGCCAATCAATAA
- a CDS encoding lysophospholipid acyltransferase family protein, translated as MDNNQPSKDPFSKRLWRKIRQPLKDSKFFKSLLVHFMATYLRLVYWTNPLLKDSDDPKEAHKKYNPFIITFWHGRHIMGPFLRPKGETIIAMFSRSADAELNARVSEVLGLETVRGSGGRGDKQKAERGGARALITLNKSLRAGKTTAMIADIAHGTAREAGKGIILLAKLSGRPIVPYIYAFSREKILEKTWDKTAIPLPFGRSIFLMGDAVFVPEDADDDLLEKKRQELTEIMNRLTVEAYDKLHHKKRG; from the coding sequence ATGGATAATAACCAACCCTCTAAAGATCCCTTTTCAAAACGTTTATGGCGTAAAATTCGGCAACCTTTAAAGGATTCAAAATTTTTTAAATCCCTTCTGGTGCATTTTATGGCAACCTATTTACGGCTGGTTTATTGGACAAATCCATTGTTAAAAGACTCGGATGATCCTAAAGAAGCCCATAAAAAATATAATCCTTTTATTATTACCTTTTGGCATGGTCGCCATATTATGGGGCCATTTTTGCGCCCTAAGGGGGAAACAATCATTGCCATGTTTTCTCGTTCGGCGGATGCGGAACTTAATGCGCGGGTAAGTGAGGTTTTAGGGCTTGAAACTGTGCGTGGTTCGGGTGGACGCGGTGACAAACAAAAGGCAGAGCGCGGCGGTGCGCGTGCGCTCATTACCTTAAATAAGTCCTTGCGTGCTGGTAAAACAACCGCAATGATTGCCGATATTGCCCATGGTACAGCACGAGAAGCTGGCAAAGGTATTATTCTTTTGGCCAAATTATCTGGTCGCCCGATTGTTCCTTATATTTATGCTTTTTCGCGTGAAAAAATACTGGAGAAAACTTGGGATAAAACCGCTATACCATTGCCTTTTGGTCGGTCTATTTTTCTCATGGGGGATGCCGTTTTTGTGCCGGAGGATGCCGATGATGATTTATTGGAAAAAAAACGACAGGAACTTACAGAAATTATGAACCGCTTAACTGTTGAGGCTTATGATAAGCTTCACCACAAAAAGCGGGGCTGA
- a CDS encoding 3-deoxy-D-manno-octulosonic acid transferase, giving the protein MRNLRARLALSFYRGLGSSFRPFAPFYLSMRAARGKEELKRKRERLGKATKPRPLGPLIWLHSASVGETMALIPIVERILLMKINILLTTGTVASARLADERFADRVIHQYAPLDIVSCTRRFLDYWKPDISIVCESEIWPVRIFELANRKIPQIMLNAHLSERSYKSWKKSSRVAYEIFSRFDAVVCQTEEDARYFRDLGAVRVSVSGNLKADVILPGKPAEIKRYKKAIGLRPVWAAISTHEGEEAMAAEVHKKLLKKHPGLLTIIVPRHVERAPVIARHFDDIGLTFASKAYDQMPTNETDILLGDTVGDMGLYLRLTQIAFVGKSLAGEGGHNPIEPALSGAAILSGPNIQNFKETYQALMKNEAVQLVDDATMLAGYVHHLLERPDVRERMIESGRQTITQLSGARERCFEVLEKFLQPLTLAAQLSQADNMLNKRD; this is encoded by the coding sequence ATGCGTAATTTAAGAGCAAGACTGGCATTGTCATTTTATCGGGGGCTTGGCTCAAGCTTTCGCCCTTTTGCGCCTTTTTATCTGTCAATGCGTGCAGCACGTGGCAAAGAAGAATTAAAGCGTAAGCGTGAACGGCTTGGTAAAGCGACAAAACCACGCCCATTGGGGCCATTAATCTGGCTGCATTCGGCAAGTGTTGGCGAAACAATGGCGCTTATTCCAATTGTTGAACGTATATTATTGATGAAAATCAATATATTATTGACAACTGGGACAGTCGCGTCGGCAAGGCTTGCGGATGAGCGTTTTGCTGATAGGGTTATTCATCAATATGCGCCGCTTGACATTGTCTCTTGTACAAGGCGTTTTTTAGACTATTGGAAGCCAGATATTTCTATTGTTTGCGAATCTGAAATTTGGCCAGTACGAATTTTTGAGCTTGCTAACCGAAAAATTCCGCAAATCATGCTTAATGCCCATTTATCTGAGCGTTCTTATAAGTCGTGGAAAAAAAGCTCACGCGTTGCTTATGAAATTTTTTCAAGATTTGATGCGGTGGTTTGCCAAACGGAAGAAGATGCACGATATTTCCGCGACCTTGGTGCAGTGCGTGTATCGGTATCGGGCAATTTGAAGGCTGATGTTATTTTGCCAGGTAAACCGGCCGAGATTAAGCGTTATAAAAAGGCAATTGGTTTGCGCCCAGTCTGGGCGGCTATCTCAACCCATGAGGGAGAGGAAGCAATGGCGGCCGAGGTGCATAAAAAGCTATTGAAAAAACATCCTGGGCTTTTGACAATTATTGTGCCGCGTCATGTAGAAAGAGCGCCTGTAATTGCCCGCCATTTCGATGATATTGGTTTGACCTTTGCCAGTAAAGCCTATGACCAAATGCCAACAAATGAGACTGATATTTTATTAGGTGATACGGTTGGCGATATGGGGCTTTATTTGCGCCTTACTCAAATTGCTTTTGTTGGCAAATCCTTAGCCGGAGAGGGCGGTCATAATCCTATCGAACCTGCTTTGAGCGGTGCAGCTATATTAAGTGGTCCCAATATTCAAAATTTTAAAGAAACCTATCAGGCTTTGATGAAAAATGAAGCGGTGCAATTGGTTGATGATGCAACCATGCTTGCCGGTTATGTTCATCATTTATTGGAACGGCCCGATGTGCGTGAGCGGATGATTGAATCTGGCCGCCAAACCATTACGCAATTAAGTGGGGCAAGAGAGCGTTGTTTTGAAGTATTGGAAAAATTTTTACAACCGCTAACTCTTGCAGCGCAATTAAGTCAAGCTGATAATATGTTGAATAAGCGGGATTAA
- the lpxK gene encoding tetraacyldisaccharide 4'-kinase, producing the protein MQAPKFWWQNNSLSSLLLSPFAWFYGYFAARKMQSHSVPKVDVPVLCIGNFTLGGAGKTPVAISLAKTAKTMGLKPGIVTRGHGGSVQNVHIVDIDKDHATKVGDEPLLLARHALVAVCQDRFLAAKTLIEHGCDIILMDDGFQSRKLLPNLSLLVVDALRGIGNGAVFPSGPLRAPLATQLAFTDKILIIGNRAAQFDKTVFLPIDGGQITNAKLQPTSSVDLKDKKLLAFAGIGNPDKFFESVSELGGIIVEKRVFADHHFFTASEVKNIAVEAKTKDLMLVTTAKDYVRLKDQEFAASLEKLIIIDVEVVFSHADYGQDLLAETIKKFKSR; encoded by the coding sequence GTGCAGGCACCAAAATTCTGGTGGCAGAATAACAGCCTTTCAAGCCTTTTACTAAGCCCCTTTGCTTGGTTCTATGGTTATTTCGCGGCTAGAAAAATGCAAAGTCATTCTGTGCCAAAGGTTGATGTGCCGGTTTTGTGTATTGGCAATTTTACCCTTGGCGGAGCTGGTAAAACACCAGTGGCGATAAGCCTAGCAAAGACGGCGAAAACTATGGGGCTAAAGCCGGGCATTGTAACGCGCGGCCATGGTGGTTCGGTACAAAATGTCCATATTGTTGATATTGATAAAGATCACGCAACAAAGGTCGGCGATGAACCCTTATTATTAGCGCGCCATGCTCTTGTTGCGGTTTGTCAAGATCGCTTTTTGGCGGCAAAAACTTTGATAGAACATGGCTGTGATATCATTTTAATGGATGATGGGTTTCAAAGCCGTAAATTATTGCCTAATTTAAGCCTATTGGTGGTCGATGCATTGCGCGGCATTGGTAATGGAGCTGTTTTTCCCTCTGGCCCGTTACGTGCACCGCTTGCAACGCAATTGGCATTTACCGATAAAATTCTTATTATCGGCAATAGAGCAGCGCAATTTGATAAAACAGTGTTTTTACCAATAGATGGCGGGCAGATAACTAATGCTAAGTTACAACCAACAAGCAGTGTCGATTTAAAGGATAAAAAATTGCTAGCCTTTGCCGGCATTGGCAATCCTGATAAGTTTTTTGAAAGTGTAAGCGAGCTTGGCGGCATTATTGTTGAAAAGCGTGTTTTTGCTGACCATCATTTTTTTACCGCTAGCGAGGTAAAAAATATTGCTGTTGAGGCAAAGACCAAAGATCTTATGCTGGTTACCACCGCCAAAGATTATGTACGTTTGAAAGATCAAGAATTTGCTGCCAGCCTAGAAAAGTTGATCATTATCGATGTCGAAGTGGTTTTTAGCCATGCCGATTATGGCCAAGACCTATTGGCTGAAACAATTAAAAAATTTAAAAGCCGCTAA